Below is a window of Electrophorus electricus isolate fEleEle1 chromosome 12, fEleEle1.pri, whole genome shotgun sequence DNA.
TGATACTGGAGTGTGAAGTCCAATGTGTGAACTCCAGACAGAATATTTCATATGCGTGTTGAGAATGCATAATTTGAGCTCAGATGGaatatttcttttaatgcaTGTCATGCAGAACACTATCTGTCAAACCAAATCACTGTAAAATtgtcatattaaaaaataataataaacaatttagCATTTTTGGAAAGATCATACACAAATAAAGtcagtttataaaaaaaattgtgtaaCATTTGTTGAATTATTAAATGTCATCTTGAAATTGTTTATAAACCTGCACCTGCTCATCTTATCTGCCTGCATGCACCAGAATCCCTTGTTTTAATGCAAACCACAGTTTCAAATCACACTACAGAACTACTATAACCAGTACATATTTCATATTAACAAAGATTATGCTGTAATTTTCATATGGGACAACAGTTGGAACACACTActcttactactactactattaataataaagttcCTCATATGCTCGCAGATAAGAATAAAAATCCTAATCATTTATTTAAGTCAGTGGATTTATTTCAAGTCAATGGATACAGACAGATTCATTTAGCTGCTTATGTCTATGAAATGTATATGCTTCTTTTGAAACATAAACTGAAATGGACTGGCACCTTTATTCGCTGGCCCCTTTCATTTTGTGATAAGACCACAAATGTTTAACATCTAGATATTTTTCTGACCTGAAAAATGAGGAAattctgtgttgttttgtaGATTCTCTTTTGGCAGTGACAACATTGTCCACAAGTGAAAGACAAATGTAATTCAGTAAACCCAAGGGTTTAGAAAAGGGAGACTGGGGCAGTTTTCACAAACCAAGTGCTTTCtagacataaatataaaaaaaagttactaaGAGGGGATTATTAATACATTGCATGTCAAAAGTGGTTTGTTTCAAATCAAGTCTCATATACTAAGAGGGTAAAGAACAAAAGATAAAAGTGCAACTGAGGCTGTTGTAGCtagagaaataaacagataaacacccAAGGGACTCAGAGGCACTTTGACATTTGCAAAATAGCATTAACCCCTTCAGGCAAAAAGGAACTGACTGGCTGTTTAGAGGTTGCCTTCAAATGGAAACTGACAGAAAAGATTGAGACACAGCAGATGGTAATATCCTTATTACCAAAATGAGGAGTAATTAAAATTATCTgctcattttaatttgaaagcTTTTAACtgtaaattaatgttaatttaCCATGCGAAACTAAAATATTCAGGGGCAGGGTAATCATAATTCATGACAATGTTTACATGGAGGTATGCTATACAGTACATATTTCAGTTTGCCACTTTACTCAGTGACAAAATGCAGATATTAATGATACAGCTTAAAATCAGTAAACATTCCTCCAGGTTTCTAGCTTTGACTGAACAAATTAACATGTTATTTGTTCAAGCATAACATGTTCTAAGCTTATTGTTGTGGATCCCAAACTGACAGCACTGTAAATGGATTGACATTACCCATCATCCTCTTCTCCACTCTGCCAGTAAATAAGCTTGTATCTAGCTGGCTGGCACCAAGAAAGCCCACTGATCTGAATCAGTCCACTATTTGTTTTCCTCAAGCAAGAGATTCCATTTAGATTAGCACCAGTATACCTTTATGAGGAAGATGAATTGTGTTCCAGGGATACAGATCTTtctatttttagtttatttgtgtatgagATCATTCCTTGACGCTGATCAAATTTTGTCTGCCACGAAAAGGATGACTGATTTTTGCCTTTACTGCATATCAAATAAGGAAATACTGAGTAATAACCCTTTCTAGAATATTAACTTTTTACATCCAAGACATTTTCGTGCTTCCTCTTCCATTAGACAGAACATTCACATCTCTCTATAGAAGAATGTGATACAGCTAGCTTGATAGTTTCAGCAACCTAGAGAATTCTGGGTGCTCATCAtcaaaaacaacccaaaaaaaccaTTTAGCAGTAGCAAAGCCCAGCCTTGCAAATACGTGGAAATGATGATGTTCACTTCTGAAAATGGAAGCATTTCCAATGTGAGACACGACACACGACACACTGCCCACTGCACTTTCACCAGTCAGAAAGGTCAGAAGGCAAAGGGTCCCTGTGTTTCGAtagtttgaaaaaaataataaagtttatATCAGATATGGTGCAACTGAAATgctaaaaaaacatttatttaaagaatgtCACTGCTATGCAACAGGGAGAATATCAGTCTCTAACTTACAAACATTAGAAATGTGGATATTCAAATGGAGAACATTTTGTATTCAGTCCATGGAAACACGGAATTGTCCTTGAATTTCTataagcctttttttctttttccagcatTCATAAAATCCTCTGAATTTTGTATAGCCTCAGTTTCTAGATACATGAACTGTGTCTCCTTTTAAACATTTGACTGAGCGAATAACAGATAGTTTGGAACCAAGTGTGCAAATCCATtgcataaaacaaatgaaatagtTTAAGTCACCATTACATGACAAACAGTAATGTTCAAATAATCATACAGAAAGAacataaaagagagaaaaaaagatttgatAATCAGCTCACGAAGTGTCTTGGCAAACATAGGTTATGACTCTTATTGAACTAAATATTATTAAGGGGGTATTTGGAAGGTTCCTGTAGCTGCCAACAATGTGTAGGCAGTGGCAGAGTGAGACATCCGGGAGCCTGCAGGGAAAGGTGAGGACAGCTGCCTCCAGCCAGGCTCTGGGCTTCCCACACGGATGCGCAACGCTCATGCTGTGCGAGTCTTTCACCGAAGGGGATTAGCAACAGGGCCATACCTAATCTCGGTCGCAAAGCACTCCCTAGTGACCGGAGACTGCTCCAAGTCCACACGCCACTGTTTACCATGTCAGGGGTGGCCCTCTGCCACACTGCTGTTTAATAAGCGGCTTGACTCAAAGCCGGCAGCCTTTGACCTCAGCATGTAATAACAGGTGATGGCTAGTAGAGAAGAGGAACCGCAATACCAGCAGTGGATAATGCCTGAAAATGCCACCGTTGCCAAGAATGAGGCCCCTGAAACAGACAGGAAATTCAGATCCACAACACCATCAAATAACTACCAGGTCTAATTACACATCTAAACCTCCTGAAGctttctaaactttttttttaatgtgcctTTTTACAGTCATAGaaacagtaaacatttaaatatcaaattACACCTCTTAAGAATTAGGTTATGCTTCACCAGAACATCTACAATATGAGGTATAATCTAAGGTGATGCAGAAATGCACAAAGCTCATGAAAGAGtccaaaaagagagaaaatcacTACAATTTATGATGTGAAAATTAGGATACTGAGAGCTTGAGGATTAGGATTAAATTAGGATACAGAGGCTGAGGTTTAGCTATTTGTATCCACAGCATTCACAAACTGAATGAGACGTACACTGTGCGCACAATTATTAGGAAtaagagtattttgaccatatcatcatttttattaatattttccaactccaagataaacttgaatgcttattggatttaagaacatcaggtgatgtgtatttgtgttatgagggagggtgtggactAAGGTGATCAACatcctatatcaaggtgtgcataattattagacAGCTTCATTTCCTCAGGCAAAAACAAGATTTAAGTGAcactgaaaagtcaaaaattgtgaaatgtatttcacagggatgcagcactcttaaaattgctaagatattgatGCATGACCCCAGAACcagcaaacattttttgcaaatagtcaacagggacgcaagaaatgtgttgagaaaaaaaaaaccgcaaattaactgccaaagatttgagaagaatcaaatgtgaagtgaccaggaacccgttatcctccagtgctgccaTTCTGCAGAACTGCAatctacctggagtgcccagaagtacaaggtgttcagtactcagagacatggccaaggtatggaaggctgaaacctgaccactaCTGAACAAGACATAtggtgaaacatcaagactgggccaagaaatatctgaagacagacttttcaaaggttttatctactgatgagacaagagtgactcttgacagaccagatgtatgggcccgtggctggatcagtaacgctGCACTTGGACTCAaatgccagcaaggtggaggtgaggtactgctatgggctgctattattaaagatgagcgagttggaccttttcaggatgaagatggactcaaaatcaactcccaagcctactgccagttttcagaagacactttcttcagtGAGTGGTAGCTAgacagtaaaggccttaaaggccttaaagatgaaagaataatgacatgccCTCCTTCCACACATGACAtgaaccctattgagaacttgtgggcccttcttaaagggcagtgaaggaaaaacagtacagctctcccAACAGTGtttgggaggctgtggttgctgctgcacaaaaagttgaacattaacagattaagaaactgacagacagacTCCGTgtatggaaggcttatgactgttattgaaaagaagggtgaatttttttttttttccttgaaatgtcaattgagttgtttgtttattattctcactttaacagatgaaaataaacaagtgagatgggaaagtTTCCCAGGAAaaagtttttcatttagttgcataataactGTGCACACTAGTAGTTGCCAAATAATTATGCGCACATAGTCttctaagaaagccaaaacctcactttactttcttaaatattcaggtgtgagttttattaacattttggactgaccgagagcactgtagttgttcaataacaaaatgaatcctcaaaaatacaacttgcctaataattgtgcacagtgTATGCCCTATACGCTattctaattacattttaatagtaTAGAAAATGCCAGGCCTATTGTCAGGAAATGCATGACATATTGTCTACCACAAAGTTTGAGAAAgacgctatataaatgtaactactactactactactaataataataataataataataataataataataaagatcaCACAAATCCCATCAAGGAGAGAAATGCTACTTGATTTCACACCATTCTAAGGGAATTAGTGCATAATAGGCTAATGATAAGTCTTAATTATAATTAAGTTAATCATAAGTCTTCACCAGCGAATACACACAACTGCCTGACAAcccaaatatataaacaaacaaaatcaataataatttttttttatttataaaaaaacttaaatacaaaaaatgGGTTCAGTTTAAGAAAATCTTGGGAATGCCTGAATTGGGAGGGGGAATGATCAGGCAGGTTCttggtgccctctagtggccattCCATAGAGTTGTGAAGGTGTTGAGACCTGAAGGGCCAAAGTCCAGCGCTATTTCCTTACGATGATTCTAATCTGAtagtagtttttgtttttgagcaCAAATCAACATAATAAGTGAGGAATCAATTAGCTTTCGTTAGACTGTTCTACTCTTGGGACAATTACAAAATTAAGTACAGAAATTAGAACGCAACTACACtttgaggaaagaaaaaacaataaagagggagagaacgCTTGTGTGTTTGAATATAGATGGTGATCTCTTCCATAGAGAGATGTAGCCTAACTACAGTACTTAGAGTGAACAGCTGGTGAAGATGTTAGGGGGAAGTTCCATGAGTGACACTGCTTACTGCTCTTCAGGAGTCATTAGGCAGCCCAAAGAGCTTGACAGTGCCTGCCTCGCGACTGCTGTCATACTTCCCTTCCTTATCGTCACAGGCATATGCCAGTAGCGGCCTCTTTGGGTGCCAGGCCACAGTGAAGGTTGGAGACTCACACTGCACCTCCCAGAGCTTCTCCCCTGCAAATCAAATTTTCATGAGCCAACAAAAATACCTGAAAAACCCTCTTTCAAAAAAGATCAGATGTGATATATCAAATCTCAAAtggtcaaagaaaaaaaaaaaaaaggctcatcTGATATCTACCTGTCTCCACCTCGGCAATATCTATGAAGTGATCTTCTGAGGCTGATGCCAGCATTTTGCCATCATGGCTAAAACTTAGGGTTCGCACTGGCCAGTCTAACCTGTTGAGCATGCAATCGATTAAGGCCAACAAGTTACATTTCTTAGAAATATActacatataaatattatttagtattatttGACTTAAGGTTTCTTTACCTAGAGAAACAGCGAACACACACCAGCTCTTCAACATCCCACAAACTAACCAGGGCATCTGCACTTCCAGTAGCAAAATACTTGCCAGTGGGATCAAATTTGATGCATATGCAGTTGGATGGATGGGCATTGATTGACTGAATAAGCTTTAGGTCAGGGTAGCTGGAACACAAATCAGTTGTAAAACAGGTGTTAAAACAAATTTGCAAAAGCTCAGTAACGTTTTATGGGCAGCGGTAGCTCAGGTGCCTAACTAGTAATCGAAAGCTTGctgttcaagccccacaactaccaatttgccactgttaggACCCTGAGCCAGgcccataaccctcaattgctcaaacggtaaatcagtcataattgtatgttgcgTTGGttaagtgtcagctaaatgctgtaaatgtaatgataatGGCCTTAATTGCATTCAGTAGGATATATGTTAGTACAATTACTCGGTTTAGTTTTGTAATTTACAGCAACAGGTAATAAAAAATGATAAGTTACTGCTCTCCATTATTAAAGGCAAAATGCTTCAGACTTACCTCAAAATGTTGATGCAGCCATTGCCGTTTGTAAGAAAGAACATATCATTATCGTTGTTCCAGGATATCTCATTGACTTCAAACTTGAACTGTTCTTCTGCACGTGGGCGGTGAGTCTTGGCATCGATGAAAGTAACAACATCATCCTTGTTCCCTACGGCGATGGTCTGGCCATCAGGACTCCAACATATGTTGATGTTCTCTCCTACAGCACAACCAAGCATATACTCTTGTTTTATAAGGAAGTTAGGTTGGGATATAAACAATGCTTAAGAATGTGGTTATTCAGATATTTTTTCATAGCCAGAAAGTCTTggtaatgtgtgtctgtagtgggcaataaaacatttacacaaagcaAAAATTATTTACTGTGCTGtataaaaaatgataaatattagaacttttatttttactgtgctgtaaataaataaataaatagtgtacTGTTCTGTATACAGCTTATGCCACAAATTTGATGTACAATAAATCTTAAGTCTCACTGTAGCTTTAAGACAAAGACCGTCACCTTTAGTGCTGACTGTGGCCATGCATTTGGTAGTGCGAACATCCCAGATCCGAATGGTCTTGTCCCCCGACGCAGTAACGAACAGATCTGGGTTGGTTGGGTGCCAGCACAGCTGATCCACACTGTCTCCATGACCTCTGTAGTTGTTTTCCTTCACCTGTCAGATATTTATTACGCTCAGTTAGCGACGCAGACTATTGCAGAGAATTAAAGTTGATAAATATGCTAACAGACACTGTTGTCATGTAGTAAATCcacttttaaagaaacaaactatAGCATGAGTACAAATTTTGCTACACCAAACAGATCAATTATCAGCTGGTTAATGATAGGTTTTAAAAATCTTATCCGATAAACTAACGTTAAAAGGTTAGTGGACATTTAAAAGGATTTTGTATGAGAACATGGCTAGACATGATCAGCAATCACTAGGCAGGGTAATTGTACCTAGCTAAcgaatagctagctagctaactagcgaAGTCTATCTTATCAAAGTAACTTACAAGCCGATCTTTTTCGAGGACAAAAACACTAGCGGTTTTATCAAATGATCCAGAAGCCAGACGTCTTCCATCGCAGCTCCAGGCAACGGAATGAACCTTCGCACTGTGCGCTGGAAATTCGCGacttttgttattatttctgaAATTTTCCTGCATGTCATGAAAATAGGAGGTTGCCATTTTTGTAATACTTCGTCGATTTCTACGCCACTTGTATTCGTCAAACGCTTAACGATAGCGCCGCCTATTGCGTAGGAGAATTTTTGCTCAATTCATATGATCATAGATCACTTTAGTTGCGGTGCGCGGAATCgtcttaaattatttattgctatattacattattacattagcTCGTTGTAATTGAATTGAATATAATCTAATTGAATGGTTGAACATTGGCTGTTACTGCCATCGGAAAACCATACTATTATGAGTAGCCCATGAAAACTAATGGAATAGTTCAAtaatctttctcacacacacgcgcacacgcacacacacacacacacacacacacacacacttacacttatgtgcaaatgtaaaaagaatTGATTTCCTATGAACTCTGCGAGTAATAATGAACCTTTGCAAAGTGTACTAAACTGAGCTTGAAGTCCCAAGTTGTTTTAACCCAAGGAGTCTATGTACTCAACTAGACTATATGCACCAAAACTGAGCAAAGCCTCTCTTGCATGTCCATATAAAGAAACATTGTAGTTTTGGCTGTTTTGCCCCTTACAACTCTGCCTTCCATCTTATTTTTCAAGCTGTGTGCCCTGTTTGCAATTACAAGCAAGAATATCAAACTTCATAAAGTCTTTGAAGtattttttcatctttattCTGTCCAGTTTAAAAGGTACGGCACAAGAGAATaacatgattttaaataaaaagatgcACTCATTGTTTTGTAGcttcaaaacacagacaatatgAGATCACAACAGACAGATAATCTCCCTGGGGAATCCAAAATTGATCCCCTTAAATTGATAGCCTATAAAGTAAAGCCTAGATGTCTATAAGGCTGAAAAGAAAGACATGTTTTTTAAGTAAGGCCAAGATACATTTCAAAGGTGCTGCCTAATTAAGGGGccagtcattttttaaataaaaatgtaagtcaTGTACTGTAGAATTCTGTTTTCAAAAGCATAAGAGCAAAATCTAAATAAagcacataaaataaaacagtcaaATTTTCTCACAGCTGATACAGTATCACACTGTAACTGCTGTAATTGTCTGCAGTGTACTGGCACTGCACACCATTACAATTTGCAGATGATATTGCATTGTTTGGAGAGGCTACAGGCACCTACCTCTAGACACCCCTTCACACCTAGCTCTACCTCAAAATCAATTgtgaaaaacatacaaacaaatactaTCCTCGAGCAGCATATTTACTGCAGTGCAAAAATGTAGGAACATAGGTGGAAGACATCAGAGAATACCATTTCACTCCTTTAGGGTATTCACATTTTTCTGATTAATAGAAGCTGTATCATACAAGACAGCTAGGAGGTGAGTTTGTCTAGTAGGAGGTAGACCAAACAGACTCTCACCTTTCTCCTTCATGTTCACTTACTATCAATCAGAGCACTCGCATGGCTTATGTTTGCACGAGGACAGTTCACAGATTGAACCGCAGAGCCTTAGATTTAACAGCAAAGGTGCTTTGATGTGCAGTACTGTTCTACTGTTCTCAGGCTGATTTAGAGTTTTTGCAGTGTAAACATTGAACTTTACTATAgtttacttaaaaaaagaacatagaAATAATAGGGTAGTATTGGGGAGTGCAATGATATATAGCCTGTTACTGTGATGTAACATTGGTTGTTGTAAGACATACTGATTATTGTTATATCAGGATATAAACTTGTATGGCTGTAGATGATAATTCAGGCTTAtaaaaaagacttttaaagCTGATTCATGTTGATTATTCTTGTTGACTAATTTACTAATTTCCGGCCTTTTATGTCATCTTGGACCAAATTCTGTTACCAAGTCCTTAAGACCTATACACAAGGTCCTCAATGCCCTACCAATCAATTTACATTTAGATGATCTGAAGATTGGGTTGGTTTTGTTCTGTGAAGGTGTATTGTGCTATTATTTTTTAGACCATATCACCCAGCCCTAATG
It encodes the following:
- the thoc3 gene encoding THO complex subunit 3 translates to MATSYFHDMQENFRNNNKSREFPAHSAKVHSVAWSCDGRRLASGSFDKTASVFVLEKDRLVKENNYRGHGDSVDQLCWHPTNPDLFVTASGDKTIRIWDVRTTKCMATVSTKGENINICWSPDGQTIAVGNKDDVVTFIDAKTHRPRAEEQFKFEVNEISWNNDNDMFFLTNGNGCINILSYPDLKLIQSINAHPSNCICIKFDPTGKYFATGSADALVSLWDVEELVCVRCFSRLDWPVRTLSFSHDGKMLASASEDHFIDIAEVETGEKLWEVQCESPTFTVAWHPKRPLLAYACDDKEGKYDSSREAGTVKLFGLPNDS